The sequence TCCGGCCCGCCTGCGAGGAGGGAGCCGTAAATATCATATATTTCCAACCACGACAGATCCGAGAACGTGCGCACGCGGGCCGGCCATCGCGAGGTCCGGCCGCGCGCGCCGGGAGCCCTACACCTTCTGCACGTCGAGCCCCAGGAGGCTCGCCAGGTTGTTGTTCGCCTCGCTGCCGTCGAGATCGAGCTTCTCTTCCTGGTGCGACAGGTGCTCGTCCATGATCGCGATGGCGCGGGCACGGTCGCCCGCCTCGATCGCGTCGAGGATGTCGGAATGCTCCTTGAGCGCGCAGGACGGCGAGTCGACGCCGCGGAAATAGAGCATCACCAGCGGCGTGCGCGCCACCAGCTCTTCCAGGAAGGCCGCCAGCACGCTGTTGCCCGCCACCCGCGCCAGCTCGCGGTGGAATTCCACCGACAGCATCAGCGCCTGGCGCAGCTCGCCGCGTCGATAGGCGTCCTGCTCCTTCTCCACGTTGGCGCGCAGCGTCGCCAGCGACGGCCGGTCCTTGCGCTCCAGCAGCACGCCGAGGATGGCCGCCTCGATGGCCCGCCGCGCGGCGAACAGGTCGCGCGATTCGGCCACCGTCGGCGTCGCGACGAAGACGCCGCGGTTGGGGAAGTGCTCCACCAG is a genomic window of Chitinimonas koreensis containing:
- a CDS encoding GntR family transcriptional regulator; amino-acid sequence: MFDSEETKTAVKRKGRPKKARENPVAAEMAPAGEDGGLRDVDQIYETLRNAVLTQRLTPGTQLKEQALADTFGVNRSVVRQALARLEMSRLVEHFPNRGVFVATPTVAESRDLFAARRAIEAAILGVLLERKDRPSLATLRANVEKEQDAYRRGELRQALMLSVEFHRELARVAGNSVLAAFLEELVARTPLVMLYFRGVDSPSCALKEHSDILDAIEAGDRARAIAIMDEHLSHQEEKLDLDGSEANNNLASLLGLDVQKV